A region from the Desulfuromonas acetexigens genome encodes:
- a CDS encoding SAP domain-containing protein, whose amino-acid sequence MNMEQIKEVAKDRGVKPGKLKKVELIRAIQAAEGNPQCFGTEQIERCGELGCLWREDCK is encoded by the coding sequence ATGAATATGGAACAGATCAAGGAAGTCGCCAAGGACCGTGGAGTCAAGCCCGGCAAACTGAAAAAGGTCGAATTGATTCGGGCGATTCAGGCGGCGGAAGGCAATCCCCAGTGCTTCGGTACCGAGCAGATCGAGCGTTGCGGCGAGCTCGGCTGCCTCTGGCGCGAGGACTGCAAATGA
- a CDS encoding pyrimidine/purine nucleoside phosphorylase, which produces MSYQAPEAFANVTAACKANIYFDGKVVSHTLTLADGSRKTLGLIYPGLYKFNTGAPEKMEIIAGACRARIAGNVDWIGFTAGTWFDVPGNSFFEIEVTDGVAEYVCSFC; this is translated from the coding sequence ATGAGCTACCAAGCCCCCGAAGCGTTCGCCAACGTCACCGCCGCCTGCAAGGCCAATATCTATTTCGACGGCAAGGTGGTCAGCCATACCCTGACCCTGGCCGACGGCAGCCGCAAGACCCTCGGCCTGATCTATCCCGGCCTTTATAAATTCAACACCGGCGCCCCCGAAAAGATGGAAATCATCGCCGGCGCTTGCCGCGCGCGCATTGCCGGTAACGTCGACTGGATCGGCTTTACCGCCGGGACCTGGTTCGACGTGCCGGGCAACTCCTTCTTTGAGATCGAAGTGACTGACGGCGTCGCCGAATACGTCTGTTCCTTCTGCTAA
- a CDS encoding FeoA family protein, whose amino-acid sequence MNLAKLKPGQSAQITAIGNLGPIRRRLMDMGVIVGETVKVVKVAPLGDPIEVTVKSYQLSLRKQEAEAIAVEVKS is encoded by the coding sequence ATGAATCTCGCCAAGCTCAAACCCGGCCAGTCGGCCCAGATTACCGCTATCGGCAACCTCGGCCCCATTCGTCGGCGGCTCATGGATATGGGCGTCATCGTCGGAGAAACGGTCAAAGTGGTGAAGGTCGCGCCCCTGGGCGACCCCATCGAAGTGACGGTGAAAAGTTATCAACTCTCCCTGCGCAAGCAGGAAGCTGAAGCGATTGCGGTGGAGGTGAAGTCATGA
- the feoB gene encoding ferrous iron transport protein B, with translation MSYQGTAVPSQTAQKVITVAVAGNPNAGKSTLINAIAGSRLHVGNWPGVTVEKKEARFEFAGRGIRLIDLPGTYSLSPYTQEEIIARDYLLREKPDLIINVVDATNLERNLYLTVQLLELEIPTVMALNIFDEAQAKGFKIDVDGIAEMLGITVIPTAAVKNQGLQELLAAVLATAERQENRRPRQLSYGEDIDRAIAEIGQNLTDKHPQLAERYPLRWLACKLLEADPEVTKEANLVPGEVAGEAVDHLRRAHGEDIESLMADARYGLANGLTREVLQRPEIRKEELTEKIDRIVLNRFLGIPIFLAAMWLMFKLTFDLSAPFGDWLDGMIAGPFMRWMAAGLGAVGAPDWTVSLAVDGVMAGVGFVLVFVPVIFAMMFFITFLEGSGYMARAAFVMDRAMHAIGLHGKSFIPMLLGFGCNVPGIYATRTLENPRDKALTALLVPLMSCGARLPVYVLFAGVFFGAAAGTVIWSLYLLGIALAIVMGMIFKRTLFRGETPMFIMELPPYRLPSFRSLCLHTWEKGKHFLIKAGTYILAVSVFVWFALNLPWGVESKRDSYLGQAGAAIAPVFEPLGFGTWEAASSLLTGVVAKEIVVGTMGEIYAPGALEESTNETVPTLGEDLREIVVSFGGALKEAGSNVVSTFGVSSLAIEEEASDSPLKEAVRGSFTPLSAYAFMAFVLLYMPCVVVAIAMRQEFGTWKWFGIAFAYQTALAWSVALIIYQGGRFLGLGG, from the coding sequence ATGAGTTATCAGGGAACGGCGGTACCGAGCCAAACCGCCCAGAAAGTCATCACCGTCGCCGTCGCCGGCAACCCCAATGCCGGCAAATCGACCCTGATCAACGCCATCGCCGGCAGCCGCCTGCACGTCGGCAACTGGCCGGGGGTAACGGTGGAGAAGAAGGAAGCCCGTTTCGAGTTCGCGGGCCGCGGCATCCGTCTGATCGACCTGCCGGGCACCTATTCCCTCTCCCCCTACACCCAGGAGGAGATCATCGCCCGCGACTATCTACTGCGGGAAAAACCCGATCTGATCATCAACGTGGTCGACGCCACCAACCTGGAGCGCAATCTCTACCTGACTGTGCAACTGCTGGAGTTGGAAATCCCCACAGTGATGGCTCTCAACATCTTCGACGAAGCCCAGGCCAAGGGTTTCAAGATCGATGTCGACGGCATCGCCGAGATGCTCGGCATCACCGTCATCCCCACCGCCGCCGTCAAAAACCAGGGACTGCAAGAACTGCTGGCGGCGGTTCTGGCCACCGCCGAGCGTCAGGAAAACCGCCGGCCCCGTCAACTCAGCTATGGCGAAGATATCGACCGGGCCATCGCTGAAATCGGTCAAAACCTGACGGACAAACACCCGCAGCTGGCCGAGCGTTATCCCCTGCGCTGGCTGGCCTGCAAGCTGCTGGAAGCAGACCCCGAGGTGACCAAGGAGGCCAATCTCGTCCCCGGTGAGGTTGCCGGCGAAGCAGTGGATCACCTGCGTCGGGCCCACGGCGAGGACATCGAATCGCTGATGGCCGACGCCCGCTACGGGCTGGCCAACGGCCTGACCCGGGAAGTGCTGCAACGGCCGGAGATCCGCAAGGAGGAGTTGACCGAGAAGATCGACCGCATCGTTCTCAATCGTTTCTTGGGCATTCCCATCTTCCTGGCGGCCATGTGGCTGATGTTCAAACTCACCTTTGACCTCTCCGCCCCTTTCGGCGACTGGCTCGACGGCATGATCGCCGGCCCCTTCATGCGCTGGATGGCGGCCGGATTGGGAGCGGTCGGCGCGCCGGACTGGACGGTGTCGCTGGCGGTGGACGGGGTTATGGCGGGGGTCGGCTTCGTCCTGGTCTTCGTGCCGGTGATCTTCGCCATGATGTTCTTCATCACCTTCCTCGAAGGGAGCGGCTACATGGCCCGCGCCGCCTTCGTCATGGACCGGGCGATGCACGCCATCGGCCTGCACGGCAAGTCCTTCATCCCCATGCTCCTGGGCTTCGGCTGCAACGTCCCCGGCATCTACGCCACCCGCACCCTGGAAAATCCCCGGGACAAGGCGCTCACCGCCCTGCTCGTCCCGCTCATGTCCTGCGGCGCCCGACTGCCGGTCTACGTCCTCTTCGCCGGGGTCTTCTTCGGCGCGGCGGCCGGCACGGTAATCTGGTCTCTGTACCTGCTCGGCATCGCCCTGGCGATTGTCATGGGGATGATCTTCAAGCGCACCCTCTTTCGTGGGGAAACGCCGATGTTCATCATGGAACTCCCCCCTTACCGGTTGCCTTCCTTCCGCAGCCTCTGCCTGCACACCTGGGAGAAGGGGAAACACTTCCTGATCAAAGCGGGAACCTATATCCTGGCCGTCTCGGTCTTCGTCTGGTTCGCCCTCAACCTCCCCTGGGGGGTGGAGAGCAAACGCGATTCCTACCTCGGCCAGGCCGGTGCCGCCATCGCCCCGGTTTTCGAACCTCTCGGCTTCGGCACCTGGGAGGCAGCCTCGTCGCTCCTCACCGGCGTCGTCGCCAAGGAAATCGTGGTCGGCACCATGGGCGAGATCTACGCCCCCGGGGCACTGGAAGAAAGCACGAATGAAACCGTCCCGACCCTGGGCGAGGACCTGCGCGAGATCGTCGTCTCCTTCGGCGGCGCCCTCAAGGAGGCAGGAAGCAATGTCGTCTCGACCTTCGGCGTTTCCAGCCTCGCGATTGAGGAAGAGGCCAGCGACTCGCCCCTCAAGGAAGCGGTGCGCGGCTCTTTCACCCCTCTCTCGGCCTACGCCTTCATGGCTTTCGTCCTGCTCTACATGCCCTGCGTGGTCGTGGCCATCGCCATGCGCCAAGAGTTCGGCACCTGGAAATGGTTCGGCATCGCCTTCGCCTACCAGACCGCCCTGGCCTGGAGCGTCGCCCTGATCATCTACCAGGGGGGCCGTTTCCTCGGCCTGGGAGGCTGA
- a CDS encoding cytochrome c3 family protein, with product MKRWIIVLAGMMAALLVTVPVMAEEKAGASCPEQVVFPGKGKLGSVAFSPRIHREEGVSCILCHHTGTEDGKCSNCHDGKDPKVPNSQDAYHLLCKGCHKHKKIDNSCEFCHKPGT from the coding sequence ATGAAGAGATGGATAATTGTGCTTGCGGGGATGATGGCGGCGCTGTTGGTGACGGTTCCCGTCATGGCGGAGGAAAAGGCAGGGGCGAGCTGTCCCGAACAGGTGGTTTTCCCCGGCAAGGGCAAGCTCGGCTCGGTTGCTTTTTCGCCGAGAATTCACCGAGAAGAGGGAGTTTCCTGCATCCTGTGCCATCACACTGGCACCGAAGACGGCAAGTGTTCCAACTGCCATGACGGCAAGGATCCGAAGGTTCCAAACAGCCAGGATGCCTATCACCTGCTCTGCAAGGGCTGCCACAAGCACAAAAAGATCGACAACTCCTGCGAGTTCTGCCACAAGCCGGGAACCTGA
- a CDS encoding FeoB-associated Cys-rich membrane protein: MGWTDILWMTAILSGASWLLYRSVITKKGHCPGCSQDSDRK, from the coding sequence ATGGGCTGGACGGATATTCTCTGGATGACGGCGATCCTGAGCGGCGCGAGTTGGCTTCTCTACCGCTCGGTGATCACTAAAAAAGGGCACTGCCCGGGCTGCTCTCAGGACAGCGACCGCAAATAA
- a CDS encoding CvfB family protein: MPEIGRFNTLEIAALDTDGAHFQTSAGEILLPAREVPAAAQVGEHLRVFVYHDGARLLATMRAPLAQVGEFALFKVAQVTPVGAFLDWGLPKELLVPFSEQPRRMQAGRKYLVKICLDNRGRIVATGRLDPCLEPGSGDLKDGDEVALMIREFTDLGAKVIVNELYDGLLYRDELRAGLHRGTRLRGFVKHVREDGKIDVTLRRVGAEGIVEARERILAELARSGELPLHDDSPPELIRERLGMSKKTFKRAVGGLYKEGLIEPPEGGIRLRRP, from the coding sequence ATGCCGGAAATCGGCCGCTTCAATACCCTGGAAATCGCCGCCCTCGACACCGACGGCGCCCACTTCCAGACCTCCGCCGGGGAGATTCTCCTCCCCGCCCGGGAAGTCCCCGCCGCTGCCCAGGTCGGCGAACACCTGCGGGTCTTCGTCTACCACGACGGCGCCCGGTTGCTCGCCACGATGCGCGCCCCCCTGGCCCAGGTCGGCGAATTCGCCCTGTTCAAAGTGGCGCAAGTCACCCCGGTCGGCGCCTTTCTCGACTGGGGGCTGCCCAAGGAACTGCTCGTCCCCTTTTCCGAACAGCCCCGGCGCATGCAGGCCGGACGCAAATATCTGGTCAAGATCTGCCTCGACAATCGCGGCCGCATCGTCGCCACCGGCCGTCTCGACCCCTGCCTGGAACCGGGATCCGGGGATCTCAAGGACGGCGACGAGGTCGCGTTGATGATCCGGGAATTCACCGATCTCGGTGCCAAGGTCATCGTCAACGAACTCTACGACGGCCTGCTCTATCGGGATGAGCTGCGCGCCGGGCTGCACCGGGGGACGCGCCTGCGGGGCTTCGTCAAGCATGTACGGGAGGATGGGAAAATCGACGTCACCCTGCGCCGGGTCGGGGCCGAAGGAATCGTTGAGGCGCGGGAACGGATTCTGGCGGAACTTGCCCGCTCGGGGGAACTGCCCCTGCACGACGACAGCCCGCCGGAACTGATCCGCGAGCGCCTGGGGATGAGCAAGAAGACCTTCAAACGCGCCGTCGGTGGTCTTTACAAGGAAGGACTGATCGAACCGCCGGAAGGGGGCATCCGGCTGCGACGCCCGTAA
- the pgi gene encoding glucose-6-phosphate isomerase, with translation MIRLTELPAWKALKAHHREVAALSMRELFAADPGRFEKFSLRWDEFLFDYSKNRITEETLPLLFDLARQVGLGARIEAMFRGQRINTTEDRAVLHVALRHRGCRPIPVDGVDVMPKVRAVLDKMRTFSDAVRSGSWLGFTGKPITDVVNIGIGGSDLGPLMVCEALKHYAQPGLRVHFVSNVDATHLAETLKSLDPATTLFIVASKTFTTQETLTNAWSARDWLVAKLGDEAAVGRHFVALSTNGEAVSAFGIDPDNMFEFWDWVGGRYSLWSAIGLSIALAVGMDRFEELLDGAHAVDEHFRMAPMEENIPIIMALLGVWYVNFFGAESHAVLPYEQYLSRFPAYLQQGDMESNGKRVTLDGAVVDYATGPIIWGEPGTNGQHAFYQLIHQGTRLIPCDFIAGVNSHNPLGRHQPILLSNFLAQTEALMKGKNEAEARAELEASGLTPDEVEKLLPHKIFPGNRPTNSLLYRRLTPRTLGSLIAFYEHKIFVQGVIWNVNSFDQWGVELGKQLAKTILPELEGEKEPTGHDSSTQRLIEYCRAMTEG, from the coding sequence ATGATCCGCCTCACCGAGCTGCCCGCCTGGAAGGCCCTGAAGGCCCATCACCGGGAGGTTGCCGCGCTGTCGATGCGCGAACTTTTCGCCGCCGATCCCGGGCGTTTCGAAAAATTCTCCCTACGCTGGGACGAGTTTCTTTTTGATTATTCAAAAAACCGCATCACCGAAGAGACCCTCCCCCTGCTTTTCGATCTTGCCCGGCAGGTTGGCCTGGGGGCGCGCATCGAAGCGATGTTCCGCGGCCAGCGCATCAATACGACCGAGGATCGCGCGGTGCTGCATGTTGCCTTGCGCCATCGCGGCTGTCGGCCGATACCGGTGGACGGCGTCGACGTCATGCCCAAGGTCCGGGCGGTGCTCGATAAAATGCGGACGTTCAGTGACGCGGTACGCTCCGGAAGTTGGCTCGGCTTTACCGGAAAACCGATCACCGACGTGGTCAATATCGGTATCGGCGGTTCCGATCTCGGGCCGCTGATGGTCTGCGAAGCGCTCAAGCACTACGCCCAACCCGGTTTGCGGGTGCATTTCGTTTCCAACGTCGATGCCACCCATCTGGCGGAAACCCTCAAGTCCCTCGATCCGGCCACGACCCTCTTCATCGTCGCCTCGAAAACCTTCACCACCCAGGAAACCCTGACCAACGCCTGGTCGGCTCGTGACTGGCTGGTGGCGAAACTTGGGGACGAGGCGGCCGTCGGTCGACATTTCGTTGCCCTTTCTACCAACGGCGAGGCGGTGAGCGCTTTCGGCATCGATCCCGACAATATGTTCGAGTTCTGGGACTGGGTCGGCGGGCGCTATTCCCTGTGGTCGGCCATCGGCCTCTCCATCGCGCTGGCGGTGGGGATGGACCGCTTCGAGGAACTGCTCGATGGCGCTCATGCCGTCGACGAGCATTTTCGCATGGCCCCCATGGAGGAAAATATCCCAATCATCATGGCCCTGCTCGGTGTCTGGTACGTCAACTTCTTCGGCGCCGAATCGCACGCGGTCCTACCTTATGAGCAGTATCTTTCCCGCTTCCCCGCCTACCTGCAACAGGGGGATATGGAGAGTAACGGCAAGCGCGTGACCCTCGACGGCGCGGTGGTCGATTACGCCACCGGGCCGATCATCTGGGGGGAACCGGGGACCAACGGCCAGCACGCCTTCTACCAACTGATCCATCAGGGCACCCGGCTCATTCCCTGCGATTTCATCGCCGGAGTCAACAGCCACAATCCCCTCGGGCGACATCAGCCCATTCTCCTCTCCAACTTCCTGGCCCAGACCGAAGCGCTGATGAAAGGCAAGAACGAAGCCGAGGCCCGCGCCGAACTGGAGGCTTCGGGGCTAACCCCGGACGAGGTCGAAAAACTGCTGCCGCACAAGATCTTTCCCGGCAACCGGCCGACGAACTCTCTGCTCTACCGGCGCCTGACTCCGCGCACCCTGGGGTCGCTGATCGCCTTTTACGAGCATAAGATTTTCGTGCAAGGGGTGATCTGGAACGTTAATTCCTTCGATCAGTGGGGGGTGGAACTCGGCAAGCAACTGGCGAAAACGATTCTCCCCGAATTGGAAGGGGAGAAAGAGCCGACTGGGCACGACAGCTCGACCCAGAGATTGATTGAATACTGCCGGGCGATGACCGAAGGCTGA
- a CDS encoding FeoA family protein has translation MMPLALLSPGESGEIVSVNVPLEKRSGCCGQCNGERHHKAQRGEEMGLRAGKVVEMLHNGAGPLLLRIDDARIALSRGMAMKISVRRIQ, from the coding sequence ATGATGCCCCTCGCCCTTTTGAGCCCCGGAGAATCCGGTGAAATCGTCAGCGTTAATGTCCCTCTGGAAAAGCGATCCGGCTGCTGCGGCCAATGTAACGGCGAACGTCACCACAAGGCACAGCGCGGTGAAGAGATGGGCCTGCGCGCGGGCAAAGTGGTGGAGATGCTCCACAACGGCGCCGGTCCCCTGCTGCTGCGTATCGATGATGCGCGTATCGCCCTCAGCCGCGGCATGGCCATGAAAATTTCCGTCAGGAGGATCCAATGA